One window of Vespa velutina chromosome 2, iVesVel2.1, whole genome shotgun sequence genomic DNA carries:
- the LOC124947325 gene encoding centrosomal protein 43-like isoform X2: protein MIDSNISMEEDTELRDLVVQTLENNGVLAKVRAELRASVFLALEEQESVMNPEPLLNKTVKQYLANSEGKLLFSLVREFLEYFGLDYTISVYDPETYIGKEYNYVGRNKLCEELGINSSEPLLGEILKNNINICNITQKVEFNNSKHNKTNETSTNFANATFEVPVPKMLHTESLSNDNDSSEKLGSFSEQSTSIPINVTITDKKKNIQTLHNDLLDESHDKEKNSLRENIIIFDNITDKDDINDKGNNIHSDKSPTKKIDTYEVINHTIKETATIASGQIDMFNKEGPLITFDESIVSEMQKNQNMDVTKQNSINNKELHIMNNVQNKKEINIECNFGKAIYFEEIIVDEKRDNVGNVHKAESSSPLDKSGSIFDLPPLNGKKTNINDIKELMDVGFVDNVDNYEEDFVSSASGSFNEQSPSKELQELDSSVQVHVKKEDTIQSTHSEDISEEIEETDEILSSTSCLQGVNINEKDEKVSNFTTGITTNYRNEI from the exons atGATAGACAGTAACATTTCCATGGAGGAGGATACTGAATTACGAGATTTAGTGGTACAAACTCTTGAAAATAATGGTGTTCTCGCAAAAGTCCGG GCTGAATTAAGGGCTAGCGTGTTTTTAGCTCTGGAGGAACAGGAATCTGTAATG aatccAGAACCACTCCTCAACAAAACAGTAAAACAGTACCTGGCTAATTCCGAAGGAAAATTACTATTTTCATTGGTTAGGGAGTTCCTAGAATATTTTGGTTTGGATTATACTATATCTGTATATGATCCAGAGACATATATTGGAAAAGAATATAACTATGTCGGTAGAAACAAATTATGTGAAGAATTAGGTATAAATTCATCTGAGCCATTACTTGgagaaattttaaagaataatatcaatatctgTAACATAACACAAAAG GTGGAATTCAATAACagtaaacataataaaacaaatgaaacgTCAACAAACTTTGCAAATGCAACCTTTGAAGTTCCTGTACCAAAGATGTTACATACTGAATCATTATCAAATGACAATGATTCTTCTGAGAAACTAGGAAGTTTCTCTGAACAAAGCACTAGTATTCCAATAAATGTGACAATAactgacaaaaagaaaaatatacaaacattacataatgatttattagatGAGTCacatgataaagaaaagaattctctcagggaaaatataataatttttgacaaCATAACTGACAaagatgatattaatgataaaggGAACAATATACACTCTGATAAAAGTcctacaaaaaaaattgatacatACGAAGTAATAAATCATACAATAAAAGAAACTGCCACAATTGCATCTGGTCAAATTGATATGTTCAATAAAGAAGGACCTTTAATTACGTTTGATGAATCTATAGTATCTGAAAtgcaaaaaaatcaaaacatgGATGTTACAAAAcaaaatagtataaataataaagaactacatattatgaataatgtacaaaataaaaaagagattaataTAGAATGTAACTTTGGAAAAGCTATTTACtttgaagaaattattgttgatgaaaaaagagacaatGTTGGTAATGTACATAAAGCTGAATCTTCATCACCTTTAGATAAGTCTGGTTCTATATTTGATCTACCACCATTAAACGGAAAAAAGactaatataaatgatataaaagaattaatggaTGTTGGATTTG TAGATAATGTTGACAATTATGAAGAAGATTTTGTGTCATCTGCATCAGGTAGTTTTAATGAACAGAGTCCATCTAAAGAATTACAAGAATTGGACAGTTCTGTGCAAGTACATgtcaaaaaagaagatacaatTCAGAGTACTCATAGTGAAGACATTagtgaagaaatagaagaaactgATGAAATACTGAGTAGTACTTCGTGC CTTCAGGGtgtgaatataaatgaaaaggatgaaaaggtTTCAAATTTCACAACGGGTATTACTACAAATTATAGAAATGAGATATAA
- the LOC124947325 gene encoding centrosomal protein 43-like isoform X1 has protein sequence MIDSNISMEEDTELRDLVVQTLENNGVLAKVRAELRASVFLALEEQESVMNPEPLLNKTVKQYLANSEGKLLFSLVREFLEYFGLDYTISVYDPETYIGKEYNYVGRNKLCEELGINSSEPLLGEILKNNINICNITQKVEFNNSKHNKTNETSTNFANATFEVPVPKMLHTESLSNDNDSSEKLGSFSEQSTSIPINVTITDKKKNIQTLHNDLLDESHDKEKNSLRENIIIFDNITDKDDINDKGNNIHSDKSPTKKIDTYEVINHTIKETATIASGQIDMFNKEGPLITFDESIVSEMQKNQNMDVTKQNSINNKELHIMNNVQNKKEINIECNFGKAIYFEEIIVDEKRDNVGNVHKAESSSPLDKSGSIFDLPPLNGKKTNINDIKELMDVGFAVDNVDNYEEDFVSSASGSFNEQSPSKELQELDSSVQVHVKKEDTIQSTHSEDISEEIEETDEILSSTSCLQGVNINEKDEKVSNFTTGITTNYRNEI, from the exons atGATAGACAGTAACATTTCCATGGAGGAGGATACTGAATTACGAGATTTAGTGGTACAAACTCTTGAAAATAATGGTGTTCTCGCAAAAGTCCGG GCTGAATTAAGGGCTAGCGTGTTTTTAGCTCTGGAGGAACAGGAATCTGTAATG aatccAGAACCACTCCTCAACAAAACAGTAAAACAGTACCTGGCTAATTCCGAAGGAAAATTACTATTTTCATTGGTTAGGGAGTTCCTAGAATATTTTGGTTTGGATTATACTATATCTGTATATGATCCAGAGACATATATTGGAAAAGAATATAACTATGTCGGTAGAAACAAATTATGTGAAGAATTAGGTATAAATTCATCTGAGCCATTACTTGgagaaattttaaagaataatatcaatatctgTAACATAACACAAAAG GTGGAATTCAATAACagtaaacataataaaacaaatgaaacgTCAACAAACTTTGCAAATGCAACCTTTGAAGTTCCTGTACCAAAGATGTTACATACTGAATCATTATCAAATGACAATGATTCTTCTGAGAAACTAGGAAGTTTCTCTGAACAAAGCACTAGTATTCCAATAAATGTGACAATAactgacaaaaagaaaaatatacaaacattacataatgatttattagatGAGTCacatgataaagaaaagaattctctcagggaaaatataataatttttgacaaCATAACTGACAaagatgatattaatgataaaggGAACAATATACACTCTGATAAAAGTcctacaaaaaaaattgatacatACGAAGTAATAAATCATACAATAAAAGAAACTGCCACAATTGCATCTGGTCAAATTGATATGTTCAATAAAGAAGGACCTTTAATTACGTTTGATGAATCTATAGTATCTGAAAtgcaaaaaaatcaaaacatgGATGTTACAAAAcaaaatagtataaataataaagaactacatattatgaataatgtacaaaataaaaaagagattaataTAGAATGTAACTTTGGAAAAGCTATTTACtttgaagaaattattgttgatgaaaaaagagacaatGTTGGTAATGTACATAAAGCTGAATCTTCATCACCTTTAGATAAGTCTGGTTCTATATTTGATCTACCACCATTAAACGGAAAAAAGactaatataaatgatataaaagaattaatggaTGTTGGATTTG CAGTAGATAATGTTGACAATTATGAAGAAGATTTTGTGTCATCTGCATCAGGTAGTTTTAATGAACAGAGTCCATCTAAAGAATTACAAGAATTGGACAGTTCTGTGCAAGTACATgtcaaaaaagaagatacaatTCAGAGTACTCATAGTGAAGACATTagtgaagaaatagaagaaactgATGAAATACTGAGTAGTACTTCGTGC CTTCAGGGtgtgaatataaatgaaaaggatgaaaaggtTTCAAATTTCACAACGGGTATTACTACAAATTATAGAAATGAGATATAA
- the LOC124947325 gene encoding centrosomal protein 43-like isoform X4, whose product MIDSNISMEEDTELRDLVVQTLENNGVLAKVRAELRASVFLALEEQESVMNPEPLLNKTVKQYLANSEGKLLFSLVREFLEYFGLDYTISVYDPETYIGKEYNYVGRNKLCEELGINSSEPLLGEILKNNINICNITQKVEFNNSKHNKTNETSTNFANATFEVPVPKMLHTESLSNDNDSSEKLGSFSEQSTSIPINVTITDKKKNIQTLHNDLLDESHDKEKNSLRENIIIFDNITDKDDINDKGNNIHSDKSPTKKIDTYEVINHTIKETATIASGQIDMFNKEGPLITFDESIVSEMQKNQNMDVTKQNSINNKELHIMNNVQNKKEINIECNFGKAIYFEEIIVDEKRDNVGNVHKAESSSPLDKSGSIFDLPPLNGKKTNINDIKELMDVGFAVDNVDNYEEDFVSSASGSFNEQSPSKELQELDSSVQVHVKKEDTIQSTHSEDISEEIEETDEILSSTSCQARVQEILLLGTDILY is encoded by the exons atGATAGACAGTAACATTTCCATGGAGGAGGATACTGAATTACGAGATTTAGTGGTACAAACTCTTGAAAATAATGGTGTTCTCGCAAAAGTCCGG GCTGAATTAAGGGCTAGCGTGTTTTTAGCTCTGGAGGAACAGGAATCTGTAATG aatccAGAACCACTCCTCAACAAAACAGTAAAACAGTACCTGGCTAATTCCGAAGGAAAATTACTATTTTCATTGGTTAGGGAGTTCCTAGAATATTTTGGTTTGGATTATACTATATCTGTATATGATCCAGAGACATATATTGGAAAAGAATATAACTATGTCGGTAGAAACAAATTATGTGAAGAATTAGGTATAAATTCATCTGAGCCATTACTTGgagaaattttaaagaataatatcaatatctgTAACATAACACAAAAG GTGGAATTCAATAACagtaaacataataaaacaaatgaaacgTCAACAAACTTTGCAAATGCAACCTTTGAAGTTCCTGTACCAAAGATGTTACATACTGAATCATTATCAAATGACAATGATTCTTCTGAGAAACTAGGAAGTTTCTCTGAACAAAGCACTAGTATTCCAATAAATGTGACAATAactgacaaaaagaaaaatatacaaacattacataatgatttattagatGAGTCacatgataaagaaaagaattctctcagggaaaatataataatttttgacaaCATAACTGACAaagatgatattaatgataaaggGAACAATATACACTCTGATAAAAGTcctacaaaaaaaattgatacatACGAAGTAATAAATCATACAATAAAAGAAACTGCCACAATTGCATCTGGTCAAATTGATATGTTCAATAAAGAAGGACCTTTAATTACGTTTGATGAATCTATAGTATCTGAAAtgcaaaaaaatcaaaacatgGATGTTACAAAAcaaaatagtataaataataaagaactacatattatgaataatgtacaaaataaaaaagagattaataTAGAATGTAACTTTGGAAAAGCTATTTACtttgaagaaattattgttgatgaaaaaagagacaatGTTGGTAATGTACATAAAGCTGAATCTTCATCACCTTTAGATAAGTCTGGTTCTATATTTGATCTACCACCATTAAACGGAAAAAAGactaatataaatgatataaaagaattaatggaTGTTGGATTTG CAGTAGATAATGTTGACAATTATGAAGAAGATTTTGTGTCATCTGCATCAGGTAGTTTTAATGAACAGAGTCCATCTAAAGAATTACAAGAATTGGACAGTTCTGTGCAAGTACATgtcaaaaaagaagatacaatTCAGAGTACTCATAGTGAAGACATTagtgaagaaatagaagaaactgATGAAATACTGAGTAGTACTTCGTGC CAAGCTAGAGTACAGGAGATACTGCTTTTGGGGACTGATATCCTATACTAA
- the LOC124947325 gene encoding centrosomal protein 43-like isoform X3 — protein sequence MIDSNISMEEDTELRDLVVQTLENNGVLAKVRAELRASVFLALEEQESVMNPEPLLNKTVKQYLANSEGKLLFSLVREFLEYFGLDYTISVYDPETYIGKEYNYVGRNKLCEELGINSSEPLLGEILKNNINICNITQKVEFNNSKHNKTNETSTNFANATFEVPVPKMLHTESLSNDNDSSEKLGSFSEQSTSIPINVTITDKKKNIQTLHNDLLDESHDKEKNSLRENIIIFDNITDKDDINDKGNNIHSDKSPTKKIDTYEVINHTIKETATIASGQIDMFNKEGPLITFDESIVSEMQKNQNMDVTKQNSINNKELHIMNNVQNKKEINIECNFGKAIYFEEIIVDEKRDNVGNVHKAESSSPLDKSGSIFDLPPLNGKKTNINDIKELMDVGFAVDNVDNYEEDFVSSASGSFNEQSPSKELQELDSSVQVHVKKEDTIQSTHSEDISEEIEETDEILSSTSCRKKKHLSRALYIILIFL from the exons atGATAGACAGTAACATTTCCATGGAGGAGGATACTGAATTACGAGATTTAGTGGTACAAACTCTTGAAAATAATGGTGTTCTCGCAAAAGTCCGG GCTGAATTAAGGGCTAGCGTGTTTTTAGCTCTGGAGGAACAGGAATCTGTAATG aatccAGAACCACTCCTCAACAAAACAGTAAAACAGTACCTGGCTAATTCCGAAGGAAAATTACTATTTTCATTGGTTAGGGAGTTCCTAGAATATTTTGGTTTGGATTATACTATATCTGTATATGATCCAGAGACATATATTGGAAAAGAATATAACTATGTCGGTAGAAACAAATTATGTGAAGAATTAGGTATAAATTCATCTGAGCCATTACTTGgagaaattttaaagaataatatcaatatctgTAACATAACACAAAAG GTGGAATTCAATAACagtaaacataataaaacaaatgaaacgTCAACAAACTTTGCAAATGCAACCTTTGAAGTTCCTGTACCAAAGATGTTACATACTGAATCATTATCAAATGACAATGATTCTTCTGAGAAACTAGGAAGTTTCTCTGAACAAAGCACTAGTATTCCAATAAATGTGACAATAactgacaaaaagaaaaatatacaaacattacataatgatttattagatGAGTCacatgataaagaaaagaattctctcagggaaaatataataatttttgacaaCATAACTGACAaagatgatattaatgataaaggGAACAATATACACTCTGATAAAAGTcctacaaaaaaaattgatacatACGAAGTAATAAATCATACAATAAAAGAAACTGCCACAATTGCATCTGGTCAAATTGATATGTTCAATAAAGAAGGACCTTTAATTACGTTTGATGAATCTATAGTATCTGAAAtgcaaaaaaatcaaaacatgGATGTTACAAAAcaaaatagtataaataataaagaactacatattatgaataatgtacaaaataaaaaagagattaataTAGAATGTAACTTTGGAAAAGCTATTTACtttgaagaaattattgttgatgaaaaaagagacaatGTTGGTAATGTACATAAAGCTGAATCTTCATCACCTTTAGATAAGTCTGGTTCTATATTTGATCTACCACCATTAAACGGAAAAAAGactaatataaatgatataaaagaattaatggaTGTTGGATTTG CAGTAGATAATGTTGACAATTATGAAGAAGATTTTGTGTCATCTGCATCAGGTAGTTTTAATGAACAGAGTCCATCTAAAGAATTACAAGAATTGGACAGTTCTGTGCAAGTACATgtcaaaaaagaagatacaatTCAGAGTACTCATAGTGAAGACATTagtgaagaaatagaagaaactgATGAAATACTGAGTAGTACTTCGTGC aggaaaaaaaaacatttatcaagagcattatatataattctaatattcCTATAA
- the LOC124947325 gene encoding uncharacterized protein LOC124947325 isoform X5 — MNPEPLLNKTVKQYLANSEGKLLFSLVREFLEYFGLDYTISVYDPETYIGKEYNYVGRNKLCEELGINSSEPLLGEILKNNINICNITQKVEFNNSKHNKTNETSTNFANATFEVPVPKMLHTESLSNDNDSSEKLGSFSEQSTSIPINVTITDKKKNIQTLHNDLLDESHDKEKNSLRENIIIFDNITDKDDINDKGNNIHSDKSPTKKIDTYEVINHTIKETATIASGQIDMFNKEGPLITFDESIVSEMQKNQNMDVTKQNSINNKELHIMNNVQNKKEINIECNFGKAIYFEEIIVDEKRDNVGNVHKAESSSPLDKSGSIFDLPPLNGKKTNINDIKELMDVGFAVDNVDNYEEDFVSSASGSFNEQSPSKELQELDSSVQVHVKKEDTIQSTHSEDISEEIEETDEILSSTSCLQGVNINEKDEKVSNFTTGITTNYRNEI, encoded by the exons ATG aatccAGAACCACTCCTCAACAAAACAGTAAAACAGTACCTGGCTAATTCCGAAGGAAAATTACTATTTTCATTGGTTAGGGAGTTCCTAGAATATTTTGGTTTGGATTATACTATATCTGTATATGATCCAGAGACATATATTGGAAAAGAATATAACTATGTCGGTAGAAACAAATTATGTGAAGAATTAGGTATAAATTCATCTGAGCCATTACTTGgagaaattttaaagaataatatcaatatctgTAACATAACACAAAAG GTGGAATTCAATAACagtaaacataataaaacaaatgaaacgTCAACAAACTTTGCAAATGCAACCTTTGAAGTTCCTGTACCAAAGATGTTACATACTGAATCATTATCAAATGACAATGATTCTTCTGAGAAACTAGGAAGTTTCTCTGAACAAAGCACTAGTATTCCAATAAATGTGACAATAactgacaaaaagaaaaatatacaaacattacataatgatttattagatGAGTCacatgataaagaaaagaattctctcagggaaaatataataatttttgacaaCATAACTGACAaagatgatattaatgataaaggGAACAATATACACTCTGATAAAAGTcctacaaaaaaaattgatacatACGAAGTAATAAATCATACAATAAAAGAAACTGCCACAATTGCATCTGGTCAAATTGATATGTTCAATAAAGAAGGACCTTTAATTACGTTTGATGAATCTATAGTATCTGAAAtgcaaaaaaatcaaaacatgGATGTTACAAAAcaaaatagtataaataataaagaactacatattatgaataatgtacaaaataaaaaagagattaataTAGAATGTAACTTTGGAAAAGCTATTTACtttgaagaaattattgttgatgaaaaaagagacaatGTTGGTAATGTACATAAAGCTGAATCTTCATCACCTTTAGATAAGTCTGGTTCTATATTTGATCTACCACCATTAAACGGAAAAAAGactaatataaatgatataaaagaattaatggaTGTTGGATTTG CAGTAGATAATGTTGACAATTATGAAGAAGATTTTGTGTCATCTGCATCAGGTAGTTTTAATGAACAGAGTCCATCTAAAGAATTACAAGAATTGGACAGTTCTGTGCAAGTACATgtcaaaaaagaagatacaatTCAGAGTACTCATAGTGAAGACATTagtgaagaaatagaagaaactgATGAAATACTGAGTAGTACTTCGTGC CTTCAGGGtgtgaatataaatgaaaaggatgaaaaggtTTCAAATTTCACAACGGGTATTACTACAAATTATAGAAATGAGATATAA
- the LOC124947045 gene encoding mitochondrial import inner membrane translocase subunit Tim13-like, with the protein MNSISANSLTGAEKSELMEQVKQQIAVANAQELLTKMIEKCFKKCIIKPGTSLDSTEQKCVAMCMDRYMDAFHLVFKAYSNRLQRERNRM; encoded by the exons atgaattcaatATCTGCTAATTCGTTAACAGGAGCGGAAAAAAGTGAACTCATGGAACAAGTTAAACAACAAATTGCTGTTGCTAATGCACAAGAATTATTAACG aaaatgattgaaaaatgttttaaaaaatgtattatcaaaCCAGGTACATCATTAGATAGTACAGAACAG AAATGTGTGGCGATGTGTATGGACAGATATATGGATGCATTTCATCTTGTATTTAAAGCATATAGTAATCGTTTACAACGAGAACGCAAtagaatgtaa
- the LOC124947037 gene encoding uncharacterized protein LOC124947037: protein MICTSPIHSNKELNNMDSLKSYKSWHDSNEHDLIELYKEKENCTNKNNIEDLSDPLTPQRWNNLYTIDGCVPENLIIPESDEELTINSENFNKTYQEHLVTPDLISLGNDFLNYNESNTSEKHDSAYDTLNIDQDSVVIFNSINEEIRNKYLQKKRKLEIEDISRKKTKYTKGNISTRWGNFTLRRLETNDIVIKSIQIILRVFKNENIVKEYLKRKYWIDTLEKEALDAILNFSNIFRLEMKSDICGRVVLQAIQDILEQIYQVTNFNKATLQIYHISIILEFCNSPYICNEIIDFLIKKLDDVQITLKNIFKKRSYGIHNAINIVHLILYALSICLQKYTIIIRSNKNNTEHNIIPSVTSLWLKQWNIDQVCDEKTKEQKNIKKWANSLEAFTMTYINDIPLLAKKSRQLYLILVT, encoded by the exons atgatctgCACTAGTCCTATTCATTCTAATAAAGAATTGAATAATATGGACTCATTAAAGTCTTATAAATCATGGCATGATTCCAATGAACATGATTTAATAGAAttgtacaaagaaaaagaaaattgtacaaataaaaataatatagaagacCTATCAGATCCTTTAACTCCTCAAAGGTGGAATAATTTATACACAATAGATGGATGTGTACCTGAAAATTTGATCATTCCAGAGTCAGATGAagaattaacaataaattcagagaattttaataaaacatatcAAGAACATCTCGTAACACCAGATTTAATTAGTTtaggaaatgattttttaaattataatgaaagtaaTACTTCTGAAAAACACGACAGTGCATATGATACTTTAAATATTGATCAAGATtccgttgttatttttaatagtattaatgaagaaatacGTAACAAATATCTACAGAAAAAACGGAaattagaaatagaagatatatcgagaaaaaagacaaagtatacaaaaggaaatatttcgactagatGGGGAAATTTTACTCTTAGAAGATTGGAAACAAATGATATTGTCATAAAAtcaatacaaataattttaagggttttcaaaaatgaaaacatagttaaagaatatttgaaaCGAAAATATTGGATTGATACATTAGAAAAGGAAGCTCTAGAtgcaatattaaatttttcaaatatttttagattagAAATGAAATCTGATATATGTGGTCGTGTAGTTTTACAAGCAATACAAGATATATTAGAGCAAATATATCAagttacaaattttaataag gcaacattacaaatatatcatatatctattattttagaattttgtaattctccatatatttgtaatgaaatcattgattttcttatcaaaaaaTTAGATGATGTTCAAATTactttaaagaatatatttaagaaaagatCATATGGTATTCATAATGCAATTAATATAGTAcatcttattttatatgcTTTAAGTATTTGTTtgcaaaaatatacaattatcattcgtagtaacaaaaataatactgAACACAATATTATACCATCAGTAACAAGTCTTTGGCTCAAGCAATGGAACATAGATCAAGTCTGTGATGAGAAGacaaaagaacagaaaaacataaaaaaatggGCAAATAGTTTAGAAGCTTTTACAATGACTTACATAAATGATATTCCATTATTAGCAAAAAAATCACGACAGCTATATCTCATATTggttacataa
- the LOC124947039 gene encoding venom acid phosphatase Acph-1-like: MDMKPLFIFFISLTFAFGIEELKLLQIIFMHKQYVPYQDIMKNNMTLLSNNFPYHYINSMTKDIPKVGKMNMYNLGAYLRRRYDKFLGDVYTSKIMKMRTTEFPLSQISAELVNAALWPPSELQKWNNDLNWQPIPFEYTRIEEDTLFLGTYCPRFKIEELKAEKDMQKIILHHTPLFYYVSNHTGTKITKPSDIEYLYNILKTKAAYNLSIPHWANETFPDGEMYNVMLLQYDLLSKTIIQKQLNGGTFLKEIIINALKYIQGNITEDRKIMMYSGDDRNVVGILKAMNLWSPHIPSEATSLIFELYFNNVTSKYGIKINYYTGIHKENIFLTLPQCSIICPLDIFSKIVFNTIPVNEELLCQWTNDSLHTDITSENNASNLNFHKWINIIFLLILVNMMYK, translated from the exons ATGGATATGAAGCccttatttatattctttatttcgttaaCGTTTGCTTTTGGAATTGAGGAATTAAAACTTTTACAAATC ATCTTTATGCACAAACAATATGTACCATATCaagatattatgaaaaataacatGACACTACTGTCTAATAATTTTCCATACcattatattaattcaatgaCGAAGGATATACCCAAG GTTGGTAAAATGAATATGTACAACCTCGGGGCATATTTACGTCGAAGGTACGACAAATTCTTAGGTGACGTCTATACAAGCAAAATCATGAAAATGCGTACTACAGAATTTCCATTGTCACAAATATCAGCAGAACTTGTTAATGCTGCACTTTGGCCACCATCGGAATTACAAAAATGGAACAATGATTTGAATTGGCAACCAATACCCTTTG AATATACAAGGATAGAGGAAGATACATTGTTCTTAGGCACTTACTGTCCACGttttaaaatagaagaacTAAAAGCAGAAAAGGACatgcaaaaaataatattgcatcATACACCTTTATTCTATTACGTTTCCAATCATACAGGCACAAAAATAACTAAACCATCTgacattgaatatttatacaatattttaaaaacaaaa gCTGCCTATAATTTATCGATACCACATTGGGCAAATGAAACATTTCCGGATGGAGAAATGTATAACGTAATGTTATTGCAATATGATTTACTATCAAAAACAATTATTCAAAAACAACTCAATGGCGggacatttttaaaagaaattatcataaacgcattaaaatatattcaaggaAATATAacggaagatagaaagattatGATGTATAGCGGTGATGATAGAAATGTTGTGGGAATTTTAAAAGCAATGAATCTATGGTCACCACATATACCATCTGAAGCAACTTCACTTATTTTCGAACtatattttaacaatgttACATCTAAGTATGGAATAAAG ataaattattatacgggtattcataaagaaaatatttttctgacaCTTCCACAGTGTTCTATAATTTGTCCCTTAgacatattttcaaaaattgtttttaatactATACCAGTCAATGAAGAATTGTTATGCCAATGGACAAATGATTCTTTACATACAGATATAACTTCTGAAAATAATGCCAGTAATCTCAACTTCCataaatggataaatattatatttctgttaattttagtaaatatgatgtataaataa